Within the Culicoidibacter larvae genome, the region AAGTCCTGTCATCCGCACCAAGATGTAAAAAACCCTGTATTATACAGGGTTCTTTTTTATAGTTATTCAAATTGGCGGCAGATTGGCGGTAATTTATAAAAATAATCGAATATTGACAGGTGAAGTCATTAGTACTGCATTTCTAAGTTTTTCGATGCTTTCCTGATCACCTTTTTTCTCAAGCCAAGACTCTAACAATATATAATTAATAGTATTGATTTTTCCAAGCTCTCTGTCGCCGCGTAAATACTTACCTAAAGTGCTTGCATTAATCCCGCTTTCTTTTCCGAGTTGGTAATATGTGATACCATGCTTATCCAAAATCTCTTGCAGTTCCATATTGACCGCTCCTTTCAATCTCTTAATCTTGCAAAAATAGATCACTTACTATATAATAGAACGTGTAAGGGGCTTACGCCCCAAACACTAGCGTTTGCGTTTTTTCTTACCTAATTTCTTTAAGTTAATGATTGCG harbors:
- a CDS encoding helix-turn-helix domain-containing protein, producing the protein MELQEILDKHGITYYQLGKESGINASTLGKYLRGDRELGKINTINYILLESWLEKKGDQESIEKLRNAVLMTSPVNIRLFL